One Borrelia hispanica CRI genomic region harbors:
- a CDS encoding variable large family protein, translated as MVMGCNSGGVAGGEEGKNKFLQSLVNVSNEFLNVFTSFGDMVGSVLGLNLESKKSDVGNYFKKVQETVQGIKDGLNKIVAKMKEEKNPNAEATESAVKKLLSETLDKIIGGAKAASEAIGDASEPIGAVAAQNNGGTAGDINSLVKGIKGIVEVVLKEGKHDAGDDKKAENLSARTGVDGEAGKLFGVGAIADTANAKKSAADVSKAVGAVTGADILQAIVKNASATVANAKDGTIAGAMALRAMAKNGKFANDNAGTAEVTTAVKGAAVSAVTKALDILTIAIRKIIDAGLKEVKAAMKINTNATTVASENSGSGGQNK; from the coding sequence ATGGTGATGGGATGTAATAGTGGGGGAGTTGCGGGAGGAGAGGAAGGAAAGAATAAATTTTTGCAGTCATTAGTTAATGTAAGTAATGAATTTTTGAATGTTTTCACTTCATTTGGGGATATGGTAGGGAGTGTATTGGGATTAAATTTGGAGAGTAAGAAATCGGATGTAGGGAATTACTTTAAGAAGGTGCAGGAGACTGTACAAGGGATAAAGGATGGGCTTAATAAAATTGTTGCTAAAATGAAGGAAGAAAAGAATCCTAATGCAGAGGCTACTGAGAGTGCGGTAAAAAAATTGTTAAGTGAAACACTAGATAAGATAATTGGTGGAGCAAAGGCTGCAAGTGAGGCAATAGGAGATGCTAGTGAACCAATTGGTGCTGTTGCTGCTCAGAATAATGGAGGTACTGCTGGTGATATTAATAGTTTAGTAAAAGGAATTAAAGGAATAGTAGAAGTAGTACTTAAAGAGGGTAAACATGATGCTGGGGATGATAAGAAGGCTGAAAATCTTAGTGCAAGAACTGGTGTTGATGGAGAAGCTGGGAAATTATTTGGTGTTGGTGCTATTGCTGATACTGCTAATGCAAAGAAATCAGCGGCAGATGTATCAAAAGCAGTAGGAGCAGTGACTGGTGCTGATATTTTGCAGGCTATAGTTAAAAATGCTAGTGCTACTGTTGCTAATGCAAAAGATGGAACAATAGCAGGAGCTATGGCATTGCGAGCTATGGCAAAGAATGGTAAATTTGCTAATGATAATGCTGGAACTGCTGAAGTTACTACTGCAGTTAAAGGGGCTGCTGTTAGTGCAGTAACTAAGGCACTAGATATATTAACAATAGCAATAAGGAAGATAATAGATGCAGGACTTAAAGAAGTAAAAGCAGCAATGAAAATTAATACTAATGCTACTACTGTAGCATCTGAGAATAGTGGTTCTGGTGGTCAAAATAAATAG